A DNA window from Mytilus edulis chromosome 14, xbMytEdul2.2, whole genome shotgun sequence contains the following coding sequences:
- the LOC139504012 gene encoding cerebellin-1-like, protein MIERLVQTVERMRKTQEEMQKEIQQLKGEINRCNNHTRDSQRRTLLGNYESAVKVAFDAILTHNLDHSSIGDTTIVFDSILTNVGNAYKKDLGAFIAPVLGVYLFTYTIHAGGASHIFGTLMLNGQRKTSIHVDGSSQSILIASSSRTTILTLNQGDRVYIHILKNSRGLLSSTNYGNSAFAGALLFTN, encoded by the exons ATGATAGAGAGGCTAGTTCAGACTGTGGAACGAATGAGGAAAACACAGGAAGAAATGCAGAAGGAGATTCAACAACTGAAGGGGGAGATAAATCGATGTAATAATCATACGAGAGATTCACAAAGAA gGACGCTTCTTGGTAATTATGAGTCTGCTGTTAAGGTAGCTTTCGATGCCATATTGACTCATAATCTTGACCATTCTTCCATTGGAGATACAACTATCGTGTTTGATAGTATCCTGACAAATGTCGGTAATGCATATAAGAAGGACTTAGGAGCATTTATAGCTCCCGTTCTAGGAGTATATTTGTTTACCTATACGATTCACGCAGGGGGAGCCTCGCACATTTTTGGAACTTTAATGCTTAATGGCCAAAGAAAGACAAGTATTCATGTCGACGGCAGCTCTCAATCTATTTTGATAGCTTCTTCATCGAGAACCACAATCCTGACCCTTAACCAAGGAGATAGAGTATATATTCATATTCTGAAGAACAGTCGAGGTCTGTTGAGCTCTACAAATTACGGGAATTCAGCATTTGCAGGAGCCTTGTTATTTACGAATTAA
- the LOC139503645 gene encoding peroxisomal membrane protein PEX13-like has product MKLVISTVAIFVCLCGMKGILADDYYGGSYGGVGGGYSQGYGNGGYGQSYGKGGYSSYGSSGYGSSYGNGGYGQSYGNVGHLGGYSGYSGSAKGYSSYGNEGHHGYGKKGGYVDETIHYLPQPIPVIAPSAMMGGGIGGGIGGGLGGGIGGDGLTSILPLLLLVPFLFNNNNNN; this is encoded by the exons ATGAAACTTGTTATATCTACTGTCGCAATCTTTGTTTGCCTTTGTGGCATGAAGGGAATTCTTGCCGACGATTATTATGGCGGAAGTTACGGCGGAGTCGGAGGCGGATACAGTCAAGGCTACGGAAATGGTGGATACGGCCAAAGCTACGGAAAGGGTGGATACAGTAGCTACGGAAGTAGTGGATACGGCAGTAGCTACGGAAATGGCGGATATGGTCAAAGCTACGGAAATGTAGGACACTTGGGAGGTTATTCTGGATATAGTGGATCTGCAAAGGGATATTCTAGTTATGGAAATGAAGGTCACCACGGATATGGCAAAAAGGGGGGTTACGTCGATGAAACAATCCATtatttacctcaaccaattccaGTTATCGCCCCTTCCGCTATGATGGGAGGCGGAATCGGAGGTGGTATTGGTGGCGGTCTGGGAGGTGGTATTGGTGGTGATGGATTAACGTCAATCC TTCCACTCCTTTTATTGGTACCATTCTTgttcaataacaacaacaacaattaa
- the LOC139503606 gene encoding keratin-associated protein 19-1-like: MKGILADDYYSGSYGGIGGGYGQSLGNGGYGQSYENVGYSSYGGSGYGSSYGNGGYGQSYGNVRHLGGYSGYGGSAKGYSSYGNEGHHGYGKKGGYVDETIHYLPQPIPAIAPSAMLGGGIGGGIGGGLGGGIGGDGLSSILPLLLLVPILFNNNNNN; this comes from the exons ATGAAGGGAATTCTTGCCGACGATTATTATAGCGGAAGTTACGGTGGAATCGGAGGAGGATATGGCCAAAGCTTAGGAAATGGTGGATACGGTCAAAGCTATGAAAATGTCGGATACAGTAGTTATGGAGGCAGTGGATACGGCAGTAGCTACGGAAATGGCGGATACGGTCAAAGCTACGGAAATGTAAGACACTTGGGAGGTTACTCCGGTTATGGTGGATCTGCAAAGGGATATTCTAGTTATGGAAATGAAGGTCACCACGGATATGGCAAAAAGGGAGGATACGTCGACGAAACAATCCATtatttacctcaaccaattccaGCTATCGCCCCTTCCGCTATGCTAGGAGGCGGAATAGGAGGTGGTATTGGTGGCGGTCTCGGAGGTGGTATTGGTGGTGATGGATTATCGTCAATCC TTCCACTTCTTTTATTGGTACCAATCTTgttcaataacaacaacaacaattaa